The Streptomyces sp. NBC_01689 genome includes a window with the following:
- a CDS encoding FadR/GntR family transcriptional regulator gives MAVTDEAIEKIKDMIVSGTLRPGDRLPKESELAADLGLSRNSLREAVRALSLIRILDVRQGDGTYVTSLDPQLLLEALSFVVDFHRDDTVLEFLAVRRILEPAATAMAAARIGERQLAELSSRLDALGDAPSVEELVASDLEFHRGIVQSSGNSVLCSLLDGLSGPTTRARIWRGLTQEDAVSRTLHEHRAILAALRDRDAEAARSWATVHIASVEQWLRSTL, from the coding sequence ATGGCAGTCACCGATGAGGCGATCGAAAAGATCAAGGACATGATCGTCTCGGGCACGCTGCGGCCCGGCGACCGGCTCCCCAAGGAGAGCGAGCTCGCCGCGGATCTCGGGCTCTCCCGCAACTCTCTGCGGGAGGCCGTGCGCGCGCTCTCCCTGATCCGCATCCTGGACGTGCGCCAGGGCGACGGCACCTACGTGACCAGTCTGGACCCCCAGCTCCTCCTGGAGGCGCTGAGTTTCGTCGTCGACTTCCACCGCGACGACACCGTGCTGGAGTTCCTGGCGGTGCGCCGCATCCTGGAGCCCGCGGCGACGGCGATGGCCGCGGCCAGGATCGGCGAACGGCAGCTGGCCGAGCTGAGCTCCCGGCTGGACGCGCTCGGCGACGCGCCCTCCGTGGAGGAACTCGTCGCCTCCGACCTGGAGTTCCACCGGGGCATCGTGCAGAGCTCCGGGAACTCGGTCCTGTGCTCGCTGCTGGACGGCCTGTCCGGGCCCACCACCCGAGCCCGGATCTGGCGCGGTCTGACCCAGGAGGACGCGGTCAGCCGCACCCTGCACGAGCACCGGGCCATCCTGGCGGCGCTCCGCGACCGGGACGCGGAGGCCGCCCGGTCCTGGGCGACGGTGCACATCGCGAGTGTGGAGCAGTGGCTGCGCAGCACGCTCTGA
- a CDS encoding MIP/aquaporin family protein — protein MSSSDIFIGETIGTAILILLGGGVCAAVTLKASKARNAGWLAIAFGWGFAVLTAVYTSAPLSGAHLNPAVTLALTIKDGGWNNLPVYWGGQLLGAMIGATLVWVVYYGQFRVHLTDPEIVGTDEQRAAKAVEAEEPAAGPVLGIFSTGPEIRHAVQNLATEIIGTVVLVLAVLTQGLNDKGNGLGPLGALITALVVVSIGLSLGGPTGYAINPARDLGPRIVHALLPLPNKGGSDWSYAWVPVVGPLIGGAIAAGLYNVAFA, from the coding sequence GTGTCCAGCTCCGACATCTTCATCGGCGAGACCATAGGTACCGCCATACTCATCCTGCTCGGTGGTGGCGTCTGCGCCGCCGTCACGCTGAAGGCCTCGAAGGCCCGTAACGCCGGCTGGCTCGCCATCGCCTTCGGGTGGGGTTTCGCGGTCCTCACGGCCGTCTACACCTCCGCGCCGCTGTCGGGCGCGCACCTGAACCCCGCCGTGACGCTGGCGCTGACCATCAAGGACGGCGGCTGGAACAACCTGCCCGTCTACTGGGGCGGTCAGTTGCTGGGCGCCATGATCGGTGCCACGCTGGTCTGGGTCGTGTACTACGGACAGTTCCGGGTGCACCTGACCGACCCCGAGATCGTCGGCACCGACGAGCAGCGTGCCGCCAAGGCCGTCGAGGCCGAGGAGCCGGCCGCCGGCCCGGTCCTGGGCATCTTCTCCACCGGCCCCGAGATCCGTCACGCGGTGCAGAACCTCGCCACGGAGATCATCGGCACCGTCGTGCTGGTGCTCGCCGTGCTCACCCAGGGTCTGAACGACAAGGGCAACGGCCTCGGCCCCCTCGGCGCCCTGATCACCGCCCTCGTGGTCGTCTCGATCGGTCTCTCCCTCGGTGGCCCCACCGGCTACGCGATCAACCCGGCCCGTGACCTCGGTCCGCGCATCGTGCACGCCCTGCTCCCCCTGCCGAACAAGGGTGGCTCCGACTGGAGCTACGCCTGGGTCCCGGTCGTCGGTCCGCTGATCGGCGGCGCGATCGCCGCAGGCCTCTACAACGTCGCCTTCGCTTAG
- a CDS encoding NACHT domain-containing protein codes for MSGWWRSARLRRRAAFGVCAAALVALVGAVHDSRDENTAGVFVSVIAAVVSVAAFLADALRDGTDTPRPAGDVRRRAADALAEAVREQWAAEARLRRLHDPGPLDVRWAPADRRLADHPENIRPGTPVPAPRDGGHRLEGIVGAFASLPRHRLVALGGPGSGKSVLAVRFTLGLLAVREPGGPVPVIFPLSGWDPTRTGLRDWLADRLAADYRSLAAPSDGRHSLGRALVDTGLVLPVLDGFDELPRAAYADAVRRINSELDDELPLLLTSRPAAWASAVRAGDVLTAAEVVQLLPLDSGRAGSYLERTARPRGLDGDHRETVWTPVLRRLDHEPLPLNAVLTVPLMVALARTVYSDTSRDPAELLDTARFPTAGDIEEHLLDAFVPSAFADGGPRRAAEARRRLGQLAKELESRGTERLAWWELESALPGVVRAYATGLLAILAACALLPALALDLPSGHGPAVPDSGSLVAGLLGQTLGYAFGVAFLLPARPGPPGPRGPLLRQLAVTTAAATVLWVGVALTDDLRFGFRFGAVTDGPLPDLFGGFLFAMLLTLFFGVAGLPRHPVPLNLPWAGGHWGRAAVLMSGATLSACSVGLAGALLLGVAVTPDTALAGTVCAVSGCALLIGGTRHALRDSAPRRGGRIAHDFTAGLVRGMAATLLVGTVASSVAGAAAVTATVLTSSSREDLDGRRIGHWRFHERDGVRTASTDHRLTGTLLVPAPGALPLAYPAGTAPPHCEIPLLPARTCAAFASRHTVFESRSGAVTVRLTTADAPGRVAYAANLRSVLPERGRAWLTDGPPSALFARCLPPMVAAGVLIGMVGGCVCGVYRALSAPSEVLRAPGPRGTLRADRTASLVRGGIAALLTAVVCLPVVLLSGDWGGLVDAAAQMWIPVGATPLALSAWGRFMITRGWLALTGRTPWRLMRFLDEAHRRGVLRQSGAYYEFRHQRLQRRLAGSTVAPGGGPPAAECLDILG; via the coding sequence ATGAGCGGCTGGTGGCGGAGCGCTCGCCTGCGGCGGCGAGCTGCCTTCGGGGTGTGCGCGGCGGCGCTCGTCGCCCTCGTCGGCGCGGTGCACGACTCTCGGGACGAGAACACCGCGGGTGTGTTCGTCTCCGTGATCGCGGCGGTGGTGTCCGTCGCCGCGTTCCTCGCGGACGCGTTGCGCGACGGCACCGACACACCCCGGCCCGCCGGCGACGTACGGCGCCGGGCCGCCGACGCGCTCGCCGAGGCGGTACGGGAACAGTGGGCGGCCGAGGCCCGGCTGCGCAGGCTCCACGATCCCGGGCCCCTGGACGTGCGCTGGGCCCCGGCGGACCGCCGGCTCGCCGACCATCCGGAGAACATCCGCCCCGGGACACCGGTGCCCGCACCGCGCGACGGCGGACACCGACTGGAGGGCATCGTCGGGGCGTTCGCGTCCCTGCCGCGCCACCGGCTGGTCGCGCTGGGCGGCCCCGGCTCCGGCAAGAGCGTGCTGGCCGTCCGGTTCACCCTGGGACTGCTGGCCGTGCGCGAACCCGGCGGCCCCGTACCGGTGATCTTCCCGCTGTCCGGCTGGGACCCCACGCGTACGGGGCTGCGCGACTGGCTCGCCGACCGCCTCGCCGCCGACTACCGCTCGCTGGCCGCGCCCTCGGACGGCCGGCACAGCCTCGGCCGCGCGCTGGTCGACACCGGACTCGTCCTGCCCGTCCTCGACGGGTTCGACGAGCTCCCCCGGGCGGCGTACGCGGACGCCGTACGACGCATCAACTCCGAACTCGACGACGAACTCCCCCTGTTGCTCACCAGCCGCCCCGCGGCCTGGGCCTCCGCGGTGCGCGCGGGCGACGTGCTCACGGCGGCCGAGGTCGTACAGCTGCTCCCGCTGGACAGCGGGCGGGCCGGCTCGTACCTCGAACGCACGGCCCGCCCCCGCGGCCTCGACGGCGATCACCGGGAGACCGTGTGGACACCGGTGCTGCGCCGGCTGGACCACGAACCGCTGCCCCTGAACGCCGTACTGACGGTCCCGCTGATGGTGGCGCTCGCGCGCACGGTGTACAGCGACACCTCCCGCGACCCCGCCGAACTCCTCGACACCGCGCGTTTCCCGACGGCCGGGGACATCGAGGAACACCTGCTGGACGCCTTCGTGCCCTCGGCCTTCGCGGACGGCGGGCCCCGGCGCGCCGCCGAGGCGCGGCGCCGCCTGGGACAGCTGGCCAAGGAGCTGGAGAGCCGCGGCACCGAGCGGCTGGCCTGGTGGGAGCTGGAGTCGGCGCTGCCCGGGGTGGTCCGCGCCTACGCGACCGGGCTGCTGGCGATCCTCGCGGCCTGCGCGCTGCTGCCGGCCCTCGCCCTGGACCTTCCGTCGGGCCACGGACCGGCGGTGCCGGACTCCGGCTCGCTCGTCGCGGGGCTCCTCGGCCAGACGCTCGGCTACGCCTTCGGGGTCGCCTTCCTGCTGCCCGCCCGGCCGGGACCGCCCGGCCCCCGCGGCCCGTTGCTCCGCCAGCTGGCCGTCACCACGGCCGCGGCCACCGTGCTGTGGGTGGGCGTCGCCCTCACCGACGACCTGCGGTTCGGCTTCCGCTTCGGCGCCGTCACCGATGGTCCGCTGCCCGACCTGTTCGGCGGCTTCCTCTTCGCGATGCTGCTGACCCTGTTCTTCGGTGTCGCGGGCCTGCCCCGGCACCCGGTCCCGCTGAACCTTCCGTGGGCCGGCGGACACTGGGGCCGCGCCGCGGTACTGATGAGCGGAGCCACGCTGTCCGCGTGCTCGGTCGGCCTGGCCGGGGCGCTGCTGCTCGGCGTGGCGGTGACGCCGGATACCGCGCTGGCCGGGACGGTCTGCGCGGTGTCCGGCTGCGCCCTGCTGATCGGCGGGACCCGGCATGCCCTGCGGGACAGCGCCCCGCGCCGGGGCGGCCGGATCGCCCACGACTTCACGGCCGGCCTGGTACGGGGCATGGCGGCGACCCTGCTCGTCGGCACCGTCGCGAGTTCCGTCGCGGGGGCGGCGGCGGTCACGGCGACCGTCCTGACGTCCAGCTCGCGGGAGGACCTGGACGGACGGCGCATCGGCCACTGGCGGTTCCACGAACGGGACGGCGTCCGCACCGCGAGCACCGACCACCGGCTGACCGGCACCCTGCTCGTCCCGGCACCCGGCGCGCTGCCGCTCGCCTACCCGGCGGGCACGGCCCCGCCCCACTGCGAGATCCCGCTGCTGCCCGCGCGCACCTGCGCCGCGTTCGCCTCCCGGCACACGGTGTTCGAGTCCCGGTCCGGTGCGGTGACCGTGCGTCTCACGACGGCGGACGCACCGGGCCGCGTGGCGTACGCGGCGAACCTGCGGTCCGTGCTCCCGGAGCGGGGCCGCGCCTGGCTCACCGACGGTCCGCCGTCGGCCCTCTTCGCGCGCTGTCTGCCGCCGATGGTGGCCGCGGGGGTGCTGATCGGCATGGTCGGCGGGTGCGTCTGCGGTGTCTACCGGGCGCTCAGCGCGCCCTCCGAGGTGCTGCGCGCGCCCGGCCCGCGCGGCACCCTGCGCGCCGACCGGACCGCCTCCCTGGTGCGGGGCGGCATCGCCGCGCTGCTCACCGCGGTCGTCTGTCTCCCGGTCGTGCTGCTGTCCGGGGACTGGGGAGGGCTCGTCGACGCGGCCGCCCAGATGTGGATCCCGGTCGGCGCGACCCCGCTCGCGCTCAGCGCCTGGGGGCGATTCATGATCACCCGTGGCTGGCTCGCCCTGACCGGGCGGACGCCCTGGCGTCTGATGCGCTTCCTCGACGAGGCGCACCGCCGCGGAGTGCTGCGGCAGTCCGGCGCGTACTACGAGTTCCGGCACCAGCGGCTCCAGCGGCGGCTGGCCGGGTCCACCGTGGCGCCGGGCGGCGGGCCTCCGGCGGCGGAGTGCCTCGACATCCTGGGCTGA
- a CDS encoding PAC2 family protein encodes MIELEGVPELIDPVMVAAFEGWNDAGDAASTAVAHLDREWKGEVFAALDAEDYYDFQVNRPTVWLDGGVRKITWPTTRLSVVRVGGEKPRDLVLVRGIEPSMRWRSFCNELLGFAHELGVELVVILGALLGDTPHTRPVPVSGVTSDSDLARTMDLEETKYEGPTGIVGILQEACTHAGVPAVSLWAAVPHYVSQPPNPKATLALLNRLEDLIDLRIPLGELPEDARAWQLGVDQLAAEDSEVAEYVQTLEEARDTAELPEASGEAIAREFERYLRRRDGGGPAGPAPGGHATADGSDSASYLRDNPGARPKPPKSPKPDTETDTGRGGGEDDDSSED; translated from the coding sequence GTGATCGAGCTGGAGGGGGTTCCCGAGCTGATCGACCCAGTGATGGTGGCCGCGTTCGAAGGCTGGAACGACGCCGGCGACGCCGCCTCCACCGCGGTCGCGCACCTGGACAGGGAGTGGAAGGGCGAGGTCTTCGCGGCGCTCGACGCCGAGGACTACTACGACTTCCAGGTGAACCGCCCCACGGTGTGGCTGGACGGCGGCGTACGCAAGATCACCTGGCCGACCACGCGTCTGTCGGTGGTCCGGGTCGGCGGCGAGAAGCCGCGTGACCTCGTGCTGGTGAGGGGCATCGAGCCGTCGATGCGGTGGCGCTCGTTCTGCAACGAGCTGCTCGGCTTCGCGCACGAGCTGGGCGTGGAACTGGTGGTGATCCTGGGCGCCCTGCTCGGGGACACCCCGCACACCCGCCCGGTCCCGGTCAGCGGGGTCACCTCCGACTCCGACCTGGCCCGCACGATGGATCTGGAGGAGACCAAGTACGAGGGCCCCACGGGCATCGTCGGCATCCTCCAGGAGGCGTGCACCCACGCGGGCGTGCCGGCGGTGTCGCTGTGGGCGGCCGTGCCGCACTACGTGTCGCAGCCGCCGAACCCGAAGGCGACCCTGGCCCTGCTCAACCGTCTGGAGGACCTGATCGACCTGCGGATCCCGCTGGGCGAGCTGCCCGAGGACGCGCGGGCCTGGCAGTTGGGCGTGGACCAGCTGGCCGCCGAGGACAGCGAGGTCGCCGAGTACGTGCAGACGCTGGAGGAGGCCCGGGACACCGCCGAGCTGCCGGAGGCGTCGGGCGAGGCCATCGCCCGGGAGTTCGAGCGGTATCTGCGCAGACGGGACGGCGGGGGTCCGGCGGGCCCGGCTCCCGGCGGTCACGCCACGGCCGACGGCAGCGACAGCGCGTCCTACCTCCGGGACAACCCGGGCGCACGCCCGAAGCCGCCCAAGTCCCCGAAGCCGGACACCGAGACCGACACGGGACGCGGCGGCGGCGAGGACGACGACTCCTCGGAGGACTGA
- the glpK gene encoding glycerol kinase GlpK, with translation MTDAHTAGPFIAAIDQGTTSSRCIVFDRDGRIVSVDQKEHEQIFPKPGWVEHDATEIWTNVQEVVAGAIEKAGITRDDIKAIGITNQRETTLLWDKNTGEPVHNAIVWQDTRTDALCKELGRNVGQDRFRRETGLPLASYFAGPKARWLLDNVEGLRERAEAGDILFGTMDTWVIWNLTGGADGGRHVTDVTNASRTMLMNLHTLEWDEKIAESIGVPLAMLPEIRSSAEVYGEVTGGPLGELLGGIPVASALGDQQAALFGQTCFSEGEAKSTYGTGTFMLMNTGDKIINSYSGLLTTVGYRIGDQAPVYALEGSIAVTGSLVQWMRDQMGLIKSAAEIETLASSVEDNGGAYFVPAFSGLFAPYWRSDARGVIAGLTRYVTKAHIARAVLEATAWQTREITDAMTKDSGVELTALKVDGGMTSNNLLMQTLADFLDAPVVRPMVAETTCLGAAYAAGLAVGFWSNTEDLRANWRRAAEWTPNMDADTRDREYKSWLKAVERTMGWIEDEN, from the coding sequence GTGACCGACGCACACACCGCCGGCCCCTTCATCGCCGCGATCGACCAGGGCACCACCTCGTCCCGCTGCATCGTCTTCGACCGTGACGGCCGCATCGTCTCCGTCGACCAGAAGGAGCACGAGCAGATCTTCCCCAAGCCGGGCTGGGTCGAACACGACGCCACCGAGATCTGGACCAACGTCCAGGAGGTCGTGGCCGGCGCCATCGAGAAGGCCGGCATCACCCGCGACGACATCAAGGCGATCGGCATCACCAACCAGCGTGAGACCACGCTGCTGTGGGACAAGAACACCGGCGAGCCCGTCCACAACGCCATCGTCTGGCAGGACACCCGCACCGACGCGCTCTGCAAGGAGCTCGGCCGCAACGTCGGCCAGGACCGCTTCCGCCGCGAGACCGGCCTGCCCCTCGCCTCGTACTTCGCCGGCCCCAAGGCCCGCTGGCTGCTCGACAACGTCGAGGGCCTGCGCGAGCGCGCCGAGGCCGGGGACATCCTCTTCGGCACGATGGACACCTGGGTCATCTGGAACCTGACCGGCGGCGCCGACGGCGGCCGCCACGTGACCGACGTCACCAACGCCTCCCGCACCATGCTGATGAACCTGCACACGCTGGAGTGGGACGAGAAGATCGCCGAGTCCATCGGCGTCCCGCTGGCGATGCTCCCCGAGATCCGCTCCTCCGCCGAGGTCTACGGCGAGGTCACCGGAGGCCCGCTCGGCGAGCTGCTCGGCGGCATCCCGGTCGCCTCCGCGCTCGGCGACCAGCAGGCGGCCCTGTTCGGCCAGACCTGCTTCTCCGAGGGCGAGGCCAAGTCCACGTACGGCACCGGCACGTTCATGCTGATGAACACCGGCGACAAGATCATCAACTCGTACTCGGGCCTGCTCACCACCGTCGGCTACCGCATCGGCGACCAGGCTCCGGTGTACGCCCTCGAGGGCTCCATCGCCGTCACCGGTTCGCTGGTGCAGTGGATGCGCGACCAGATGGGCCTGATCAAGTCCGCCGCCGAGATCGAGACGCTCGCGTCCTCGGTCGAGGACAACGGCGGCGCCTACTTCGTACCGGCCTTCTCCGGCCTGTTCGCCCCGTACTGGCGCTCCGACGCCCGCGGTGTGATCGCCGGTCTGACCCGGTACGTCACCAAGGCGCACATCGCGCGCGCCGTCCTGGAAGCCACCGCCTGGCAGACCCGCGAGATCACCGACGCCATGACCAAGGATTCCGGCGTCGAGCTCACGGCCCTCAAGGTCGACGGCGGCATGACCTCCAACAACCTGCTGATGCAGACCCTCGCCGACTTCCTGGACGCCCCCGTGGTGCGCCCGATGGTCGCCGAGACCACCTGCCTCGGCGCCGCCTACGCCGCCGGCCTCGCCGTCGGCTTCTGGTCCAACACCGAGGACCTGCGCGCCAACTGGCGCCGGGCCGCCGAGTGGACCCCCAACATGGACGCGGACACCCGCGACCGTGAGTACAAGAGCTGGCTCAAGGCCGTCGAGCGGACCATGGGCTGGATCGAAGACGAGAACTGA
- a CDS encoding glycerol-3-phosphate dehydrogenase/oxidase produces the protein MTSQPTLQTVPALGTHPASGSHPSRAETREQLSKATYDLLVIGGGILGISTAWHAAQSGLRVALVDAGDFAGATSSASSKLLHGGLRYLQTGAVKLVAENHFERRAVSRQVAPHLANPLTFYLPVYKGGPHGAAKLGAGVFAYSALSAFGDGVGHLLSPSKAAQDVPELRTENLKAVAVYGDDQMNDSRMALMTVRAAVESGAVVLNHAEVTGLRFTRGRVTGAELKDRTDGTEFGVDARLVLNATGPWVDHLRRMEDANAAPSIRLSKGAHLVLKRTSPWKAALATPIDKYRITFALPWEDMLLLGTTDEEYEGDPGEVAVTEKDIAQILDEAAFSVRDQQLSRDLITYSFAGLRVLPGGPGDTSKAKRETVVTEGRGGMLSVAGGKWTTFRHIGRTVMKKLESLPGHPLGEDFEPISALPKKLPLPGVANPRAVAHRLLVDGPAPGPRMAADTARHLATHYGSLAFDIARLANEDAALGERVHPDAPEIWAQVVWARDNEWAQTADDVLRRRTTLTIRGLATDEVRAKVQDLLDKK, from the coding sequence ATGACCAGCCAGCCCACCCTGCAGACTGTGCCTGCCCTCGGTACGCACCCCGCCTCCGGCTCCCACCCGAGCCGCGCCGAGACCCGGGAACAGCTGTCCAAGGCGACGTACGACCTCCTCGTGATCGGCGGCGGCATCCTGGGCATCTCCACCGCCTGGCACGCCGCGCAGTCCGGTCTGCGGGTGGCCCTGGTCGACGCCGGTGACTTCGCCGGCGCCACCTCCTCCGCCTCCTCCAAGCTTCTCCACGGCGGTCTGCGCTACCTGCAGACCGGCGCGGTGAAGCTGGTGGCGGAGAACCACTTCGAGCGCCGTGCGGTCTCCCGCCAGGTGGCCCCCCACCTGGCGAACCCGCTCACGTTCTACCTCCCCGTGTACAAGGGCGGGCCGCACGGCGCGGCGAAGCTCGGAGCCGGTGTCTTCGCGTACTCGGCCCTCTCCGCGTTCGGCGACGGCGTGGGACACCTGCTGAGCCCCTCCAAGGCCGCGCAGGACGTGCCGGAGCTGCGCACCGAGAACCTGAAGGCCGTCGCGGTCTACGGCGACGACCAGATGAACGACTCCCGGATGGCCCTGATGACCGTCCGCGCGGCCGTGGAGTCGGGCGCCGTCGTCCTCAACCACGCCGAGGTGACCGGTCTGCGCTTCACCCGGGGCCGGGTCACCGGAGCCGAGCTGAAGGACCGCACGGACGGCACCGAGTTCGGCGTCGACGCGCGCCTCGTCCTCAACGCCACCGGCCCCTGGGTCGACCACCTCCGCCGGATGGAGGACGCGAACGCCGCTCCGTCCATCCGCCTCTCCAAGGGCGCGCACCTGGTCCTCAAGCGCACCTCCCCCTGGAAGGCCGCGCTCGCGACCCCGATCGACAAGTACCGCATCACCTTCGCCCTCCCCTGGGAGGACATGCTGCTGCTCGGCACCACCGACGAGGAGTACGAGGGGGACCCGGGCGAGGTCGCGGTCACCGAGAAGGACATAGCCCAGATCCTCGACGAGGCCGCGTTCTCCGTCCGCGACCAGCAGCTCTCCCGTGATCTGATCACGTACTCCTTCGCCGGTCTGCGGGTGCTGCCGGGCGGTCCCGGCGACACCTCGAAGGCGAAGCGCGAGACGGTCGTCACCGAGGGCCGCGGCGGGATGCTCTCCGTCGCGGGCGGCAAGTGGACCACGTTCCGGCACATCGGCCGTACGGTCATGAAGAAGCTGGAGTCGCTGCCGGGCCACCCGCTGGGCGAGGACTTCGAGCCGATCTCCGCGCTGCCGAAGAAGCTGCCGCTGCCCGGCGTCGCCAATCCGCGCGCGGTCGCCCACCGGCTGCTCGTCGACGGCCCGGCCCCCGGCCCGCGCATGGCCGCCGACACCGCCAGGCACCTCGCGACGCACTACGGTTCGCTCGCCTTCGACATCGCCCGCCTCGCGAACGAGGACGCGGCGCTCGGCGAGCGCGTCCACCCGGACGCCCCCGAGATCTGGGCACAGGTCGTGTGGGCCCGGGACAACGAGTGGGCGCAGACGGCGGACGACGTGCTGCGCCGCCGTACGACGCTGACGATCCGCGGTCTCGCCACGGACGAGGTCCGCGCCAAGGTGCAGGACCTGCTCGACAAGAAGTAG
- a CDS encoding IclR family transcriptional regulator, with protein MARNIQSLERAAAMLRLLAGGERQLGLSDIASSLGLAKGTAHGILRTLQQEGFVEQDTVSGRYQLGAELLRLGTTYLDVHELRARALVWTDDLARSSGESVYLGVLHQQGVLIVHHVFRPDDSRQVLEVGAMQPLHSTALGKVLSAYDPVAHSEVLEAERDEFTARTVSTLEEFEGVLDLTRARGYADDVEETWTGVASVAAPIHNRRRMPVGAVGITGAVERVCKDGELRPDLIAAVRDCARAVSRDLGAGRF; from the coding sequence ATGGCACGGAACATCCAGTCGCTCGAACGGGCGGCGGCGATGCTGCGCTTGCTCGCGGGCGGCGAGCGACAGCTCGGCCTGTCCGACATCGCCTCGTCGCTGGGCCTGGCCAAGGGGACGGCCCACGGCATACTGCGCACCCTTCAGCAGGAGGGCTTCGTGGAGCAGGACACCGTCTCCGGGCGCTACCAGCTCGGCGCCGAGCTGCTGCGCCTCGGGACCACCTACCTCGACGTGCACGAACTGCGGGCGCGGGCGCTGGTATGGACCGACGACCTGGCCCGCTCCAGCGGGGAGAGCGTGTACCTGGGGGTCCTGCACCAACAGGGGGTGCTGATCGTGCACCACGTGTTCCGGCCCGACGACAGCCGCCAGGTGCTGGAGGTCGGGGCCATGCAGCCGCTGCACTCCACGGCGCTGGGCAAGGTCCTGTCGGCGTACGACCCGGTGGCCCACAGCGAGGTGCTGGAGGCCGAGCGCGACGAGTTCACGGCGCGGACGGTCAGCACGCTGGAGGAGTTCGAGGGCGTGCTCGACCTGACCCGGGCCCGCGGATACGCGGACGACGTCGAGGAGACCTGGACGGGTGTCGCCTCGGTCGCGGCCCCGATCCACAACCGGCGGCGCATGCCGGTCGGCGCGGTGGGCATCACCGGGGCCGTGGAGCGGGTCTGCAAGGACGGGGAGCTGCGGCCCGACCTGATCGCGGCGGTGCGCGACTGCGCCCGCGCGGTGTCGCGGGACCTGGGAGCAGGGCGGTTCTGA